The proteins below are encoded in one region of Levilactobacillus namurensis:
- a CDS encoding copper-translocating P-type ATPase: MHADHSQHLSHDMDHMATNQMPMDHMDMHGDMGDMDMGGGHMMHMGNLKRKFWVSLILTIPIVLLSPMMGMRLPFQLTFPGSDWVVALIGTLLFFYGGAPFFSGAKAEIAQKKPAMMTLITMGVGVAYIYSLYAVIANNLFQVTPVVTDFFWELATLIDIMLLGHWIEMNTVMNAGSAVDSLGKLLPQTAHVLGTDGQVTDINLADLQVGQVVAVRAGEQVPADAQILTGHSDINESLVTGESRAVAKTVGDAVIGGSVNGTGTFTAKVTGTGDSGYLAQVMDLIQNAKQSKSKSENLANRVAGYLFYAALFVGILAFIIWVTLTSLPVALPVAVAVFVIACPHALGLAVPLVVARSTALAAQNGLLIRNRDAMEQVNHLKFALMDKTGTLTQGHFTVNHLVSLDHQYDDQAILQLMANLESGSSHPLATGILTAAKAAGVTVTAAENPHQVTGMGQFGTIAGTEYGLVAVNYLDQHHLAYDHDQFAAYASEGNSISFLVANQQVLGLVAQGDQIKPAAKQLVTALKRQGITPVMLTGDNQETAEKVAHAVGITDVQARLLPEDKERLVQHYQAKGKVLFIGDGVNDAPSLARADIGMAIGSGTDVALESADIILVASDPADVIQFLDLARATNRKMTQNLWWGAGYNLIAIPLAAGVLAPIGFILDPMVGAVVMSLSTIIVAINAMTLRVKRPA; the protein is encoded by the coding sequence GGACATGGGCGGCGGGCACATGATGCACATGGGGAACCTCAAGCGTAAGTTCTGGGTCTCCCTGATCCTGACGATTCCCATCGTCCTCTTGTCGCCAATGATGGGCATGCGCTTGCCGTTCCAGTTGACGTTTCCCGGCAGTGACTGGGTCGTCGCGCTAATCGGCACACTGCTCTTCTTCTACGGCGGAGCCCCCTTCTTCAGCGGGGCCAAGGCGGAGATTGCCCAGAAGAAGCCGGCCATGATGACCTTGATCACCATGGGGGTCGGCGTCGCCTACATCTACAGCCTCTATGCCGTAATCGCCAATAACCTCTTCCAGGTGACCCCGGTCGTGACCGACTTCTTCTGGGAACTGGCCACGTTGATCGACATCATGTTGTTGGGGCACTGGATCGAAATGAATACGGTCATGAACGCCGGTTCGGCTGTTGATTCGCTAGGTAAACTTCTTCCCCAAACGGCCCACGTTCTGGGGACGGACGGGCAAGTCACTGACATTAATTTAGCTGACCTACAAGTCGGCCAAGTGGTGGCTGTCCGGGCCGGCGAACAGGTCCCGGCCGACGCACAGATTCTGACCGGACACTCCGATATCAACGAGTCCCTGGTCACCGGAGAATCGCGGGCCGTGGCCAAAACCGTGGGCGATGCCGTGATCGGCGGGTCGGTCAACGGAACCGGGACCTTTACCGCCAAGGTCACGGGGACCGGCGACTCCGGCTACTTGGCTCAGGTCATGGACCTGATTCAAAACGCCAAGCAGTCCAAGTCGAAGTCCGAGAACCTCGCGAACCGGGTCGCAGGATACCTCTTCTACGCCGCGCTGTTCGTGGGTATCCTGGCCTTCATCATCTGGGTCACGCTGACTAGTCTTCCCGTGGCCTTACCCGTGGCGGTCGCCGTCTTCGTGATTGCCTGCCCGCACGCTTTAGGCCTGGCCGTTCCCCTGGTCGTCGCGCGGAGTACCGCCCTCGCCGCACAAAACGGTTTGCTGATTCGGAACCGAGATGCCATGGAACAGGTCAACCACCTGAAGTTTGCTTTAATGGATAAGACCGGGACCCTGACGCAAGGCCACTTCACGGTCAACCACTTGGTCAGCTTAGACCACCAGTACGATGACCAAGCCATCCTCCAACTGATGGCTAACCTGGAGAGCGGGTCCAGCCATCCCCTAGCCACCGGTATCCTGACCGCCGCTAAGGCCGCCGGGGTGACCGTCACGGCGGCGGAGAATCCGCACCAGGTGACGGGGATGGGCCAGTTTGGGACCATCGCCGGCACCGAGTACGGCTTAGTCGCCGTCAACTACCTGGACCAACACCACTTGGCTTACGACCACGACCAGTTCGCGGCCTACGCCAGTGAGGGCAACTCCATCAGTTTCTTAGTCGCCAACCAGCAAGTCTTGGGCCTAGTCGCCCAGGGTGACCAGATCAAGCCCGCCGCCAAGCAATTGGTCACGGCACTGAAACGCCAGGGCATCACGCCGGTCATGTTGACCGGGGACAACCAGGAGACGGCCGAAAAGGTCGCCCACGCAGTCGGCATCACCGACGTCCAGGCCCGCCTATTGCCCGAAGATAAGGAACGCTTGGTCCAGCACTACCAGGCTAAGGGTAAGGTCCTCTTCATCGGGGACGGGGTCAACGATGCGCCTAGTCTGGCGCGTGCGGATATCGGCATGGCGATTGGCTCCGGGACGGATGTCGCGTTGGAATCCGCTGACATCATCCTGGTCGCCAGCGACCCCGCCGACGTGATCCAGTTCTTAGACCTCGCCCGGGCCACGAACCGCAAGATGACCCAGAACCTCTGGTGGGGGGCCGGATACAACTTGATTGCCATCCCCTTAGCCGCCGGGGTGTTAGCTCCAATTGGGTTCATCTTGGATCCCATGGTTGGTGCCGTGGTGATGTCCCTGAGTACCATCATCGTGGCGATCAACGCCATGACTTTGCGGGTCAAGCGACCCGCCTAA
- a CDS encoding methylated-DNA--[protein]-cysteine S-methyltransferase: protein MFYHTIYPSPLGDLTLLADNQALYGLWFSDQQHYGANYDLERSKGQVTPLLTRVTTWLDAYFAGRQPDPATLPLQPEVTAFRQQVLSVIRQVPYGQTITYQEIATRMGRPTASRAVGGAVGHNPISIIIPCHRVMGSDGSLTGYAGGIDRKIALLTLEGCDLAALRAGQAH, encoded by the coding sequence ATGTTTTACCACACCATCTATCCGTCCCCGCTGGGCGACCTGACTCTGTTAGCCGACAATCAGGCCCTATACGGTCTTTGGTTCAGTGACCAGCAGCATTACGGGGCCAACTACGACCTTGAGCGTTCTAAAGGCCAGGTCACGCCCCTGCTGACCCGGGTCACGACCTGGCTCGACGCTTACTTCGCCGGCCGCCAACCGGATCCAGCCACCCTGCCCCTCCAGCCCGAAGTCACCGCATTTCGCCAACAGGTGCTCAGTGTGATCCGCCAGGTGCCGTACGGGCAGACCATCACCTACCAGGAAATCGCCACGCGGATGGGTCGGCCCACCGCGTCCCGGGCCGTAGGCGGTGCCGTGGGGCACAACCCCATCTCCATCATCATCCCCTGTCACCGGGTGATGGGCAGCGACGGGTCCTTGACCGGGTACGCCGGCGGAATCGACCGTAAGATTGCCCTCTTGACGCTGGAAGGTTGCGACCTCGCCGCGTTGCGCGCGGGCCAGGCCCACTAA
- a CDS encoding C69 family dipeptidase has product MKIQSSDCTEILVGKAASMDGSTIVARNEDGYGPVNPIKFVVHAAQDQPNASFTSITTDVTVPLPAHAYRYTGTPQADQSDGQYEEAGINEFNVGMSATETTATNARVLGYDPLVDDGINEEAMVTLVLPYIKTAKEGAQRLGALLEKYGTGESNSIAFNDKNEIWYLETAGGHHWAAMRLPDDCYAIAPNQTLMQEVNVQDTANFLVASDLVDFVDQHHLNPEPGHFNFREIFGTHSEADAYYNTPRTWYGQKLFNPEIDQEPTSQDMPFTRQPAKKIAIEDVQFFLSSHYNGTKYDPFGTFASGTAAEQRKYRPIAMDRNQCSSILQIRNDVDADHAAIQWVAMGFFAYSPYVPFFTNINDTPEDYQNTTTTVSTDNVYWLEKTLSVIIEPHFHQYVDAINAYRDAAQSYARSRVEATDQAVGSAKDVAAFLTQSNAETAGEVSRRTHALFDELVKHGLNLSLTSWEKGQNL; this is encoded by the coding sequence TTGAAGATACAGAGTTCCGATTGTACCGAGATTCTAGTCGGTAAAGCCGCCAGTATGGACGGTTCCACGATTGTTGCCCGTAACGAGGACGGTTACGGTCCAGTCAATCCAATTAAGTTCGTGGTCCACGCAGCGCAGGACCAACCGAACGCATCATTTACATCGATCACCACGGACGTGACAGTGCCGCTGCCAGCCCACGCCTACCGCTACACCGGGACGCCACAGGCTGACCAGAGTGATGGCCAGTACGAAGAAGCCGGCATCAATGAGTTTAACGTCGGCATGAGTGCGACCGAGACTACGGCGACCAACGCCCGGGTCTTGGGCTACGACCCGTTAGTCGATGATGGCATCAACGAAGAGGCCATGGTCACGCTGGTCTTGCCGTACATCAAGACCGCCAAGGAAGGGGCCCAACGCTTGGGTGCCTTACTGGAGAAGTACGGGACCGGTGAAAGCAACAGTATCGCCTTTAACGATAAAAACGAAATCTGGTACCTAGAGACCGCCGGGGGGCATCATTGGGCCGCCATGCGGTTGCCGGACGACTGCTACGCCATCGCGCCGAACCAGACGCTGATGCAGGAAGTCAACGTGCAGGATACCGCCAACTTCTTAGTTGCCAGTGACCTGGTAGACTTTGTGGACCAGCACCACCTGAACCCCGAACCCGGTCACTTTAACTTCCGGGAGATCTTCGGGACCCACAGTGAAGCGGATGCTTACTACAACACGCCGCGGACCTGGTACGGGCAAAAGCTGTTCAATCCTGAGATCGACCAAGAGCCGACCAGCCAGGACATGCCGTTTACCCGCCAGCCCGCCAAGAAGATCGCCATCGAAGACGTGCAGTTCTTCTTGTCGTCCCACTACAACGGGACCAAGTATGATCCTTTCGGCACCTTCGCCTCGGGCACGGCCGCGGAACAACGGAAGTACCGGCCGATCGCGATGGACCGCAACCAATGCTCGTCCATCCTACAGATTCGCAACGACGTCGACGCCGATCACGCCGCGATTCAATGGGTCGCCATGGGCTTCTTCGCTTACAGCCCGTACGTGCCGTTCTTTACCAACATCAACGACACGCCGGAGGATTACCAGAACACCACGACCACGGTCTCGACCGATAACGTGTACTGGTTAGAGAAGACCTTGTCCGTGATCATCGAACCACACTTCCACCAGTACGTCGACGCCATCAACGCTTACCGCGACGCCGCCCAATCCTATGCCCGGAGCCGGGTCGAAGCCACGGATCAAGCCGTGGGTTCTGCCAAGGACGTTGCGGCCTTCTTAACGCAGAGCAACGCGGAGACGGCCGGTGAAGTCTCCCGGCGGACGCACGCGCTCTTCGACGAACTGGTCAAGCATGGGCTGAACCTCTCCTTGACCAGTTGGGAAAAGGGTCAGAACCTGTAA
- a CDS encoding MFS transporter has translation MDNTVKAPETQKGKFPYRLGFGILFGLLGWLIPYLGVNSTLLPAKIQQIAPTQKVQIVALLATIAMIVATIANIIEGALSDRTVSRWGKRNPWIFAGMISTLICFYFLTKVTTITGIILNWSLFQVALNMMVAPLVAFIADKAPKKYRGSISAFYGVGMNIGTPVGTMIASRYITNVNSGIYIFMVFEVIFTLIGLFLVGDGSNKGEKVPKLHGSELVEAFSFPIHGDVRDFYFAVFGKLLFVSAQFIITGYQLYIFTDYMKLSAANATHNLSIMSIILLITGVSFGIIGGPMADKFHSLKLLVALSTVAMGIGVAIPAIDPAPWTMFVYAGLSGAAMGMYNSVDQALNVTVLPNPHNSAKDLGIVNLANSLGQVFGPICASAVIGAVGYRMMFPMAGVMCLVGAGLILMIKKVH, from the coding sequence ATGGACAATACAGTGAAGGCGCCGGAGACCCAGAAAGGGAAGTTTCCCTATCGGTTAGGCTTTGGGATTTTATTTGGGCTGTTAGGTTGGCTGATTCCTTACTTGGGGGTCAATTCGACGTTACTGCCCGCCAAGATTCAACAAATTGCACCGACTCAAAAGGTACAGATTGTTGCGTTACTGGCGACAATTGCCATGATTGTGGCGACAATTGCGAATATTATTGAAGGGGCACTCTCAGACCGGACCGTGAGTCGGTGGGGGAAACGGAACCCGTGGATTTTTGCCGGGATGATTAGTACCCTGATCTGTTTTTATTTCTTAACCAAGGTAACCACGATTACGGGAATTATTCTTAACTGGTCTCTGTTTCAAGTTGCGTTGAACATGATGGTGGCACCGTTAGTGGCGTTTATTGCCGATAAAGCGCCGAAGAAGTACCGGGGGTCCATTTCCGCCTTTTATGGTGTGGGGATGAACATCGGGACGCCGGTCGGGACCATGATTGCTTCGCGATACATTACCAACGTTAATAGCGGGATTTACATTTTCATGGTTTTTGAAGTGATCTTTACGTTGATTGGTCTCTTCTTAGTCGGTGATGGCAGTAATAAGGGGGAAAAGGTTCCTAAATTACACGGCTCGGAATTGGTTGAAGCCTTCTCGTTCCCCATTCATGGCGATGTGCGGGACTTCTATTTTGCGGTCTTTGGCAAGTTACTCTTCGTTTCCGCCCAGTTCATTATTACGGGGTATCAGCTCTATATCTTCACCGATTACATGAAACTATCCGCGGCCAACGCAACTCATAATCTATCTATTATGTCGATTATTCTCTTAATTACTGGGGTGTCGTTTGGGATTATTGGGGGTCCCATGGCCGACAAATTCCACAGTTTGAAGTTGCTGGTTGCACTCTCGACCGTTGCCATGGGGATTGGTGTGGCGATTCCTGCCATCGATCCAGCACCTTGGACCATGTTCGTGTACGCTGGTTTAAGTGGGGCTGCCATGGGGATGTACAATTCGGTGGACCAAGCCTTAAACGTGACGGTTCTGCCCAACCCGCATAACTCGGCAAAGGACTTGGGAATCGTGAACCTGGCCAACTCCTTAGGTCAGGTCTTCGGTCCAATCTGTGCTTCGGCAGTTATCGGAGCAGTGGGTTACCGGATGATGTTTCCAATGGCCGGTGTCATGTGCTTAGTGGGGGCCGGTTTGATTTTGATGATTAAGAAAGTGCACTAG
- a CDS encoding right-handed parallel beta-helix repeat-containing protein, translating into MKIYVDANVVRDGNGTKEAPYKQINTAAKLAQPGDEVLVFPGTYREYVNPIHAGTDDARITYRSVEPLKATITGAEAVKSWQPYQDNVWVARINNGVFGAWNPYTTYVMGDWYFGPVDKHTGAVYMNDRQFYETNSLQECLEAKVYGRSWERKNSVYKWYTEQDEDKDETVIYANFQGKNPNHENVEINVRREVFMPQETGISNITVSGFKINKAATTWAPPASYQDGMIGPHWSKNWIIEDCDIAHSRCSGISLGKYKDPVNDQYFTYKHVKSPTQMERDAVCRGQYHGWLKENIGHHIVRRCNIHHCEQNGIVGRQGGVFSLIEDNHIHDINNMQELAGAEIAGIKMHAAIDVIIRRNHINDCTMGIWTDWEAQGTRITQNLLDHNYAPDGTAVRIVGAMQSQDIFVEVSHGPTLIDNNLMLSKASLRLATEGVACVHNLMLGSITSIGTNTDYPGEGKTEPRFTPYHIQHRTEVAGFMTILHGDDRFYNNIFVQNWPVEPKDQETLVDREADDTEQVGTNGFDDYPTYDEWYAPFARLDGTYAKENDMNELMSAHFGHLPIWAAGNMYFNGAKAWKKETDNLVNTKDKVDFELVEDGDQTTIKTNLFDLIGDYAEGIITTDTLGEAFEPEQRYEAPDGSDIIFNQDYFGNHRGTATIPGPFATEEAAKAVLWNH; encoded by the coding sequence GTGAAAATCTATGTTGATGCTAACGTTGTTCGCGACGGTAACGGGACCAAAGAAGCACCGTACAAACAGATTAATACGGCCGCTAAGCTTGCTCAGCCGGGCGACGAAGTTCTGGTCTTCCCCGGTACTTACCGTGAATACGTCAACCCGATCCATGCTGGAACTGACGATGCCAGAATTACATACCGGAGTGTCGAGCCCTTGAAGGCAACGATTACCGGGGCCGAAGCGGTCAAGAGCTGGCAACCTTACCAGGATAATGTCTGGGTCGCCCGGATCAATAACGGTGTGTTTGGCGCGTGGAATCCGTACACCACCTACGTGATGGGGGACTGGTACTTTGGCCCCGTTGATAAGCACACGGGTGCGGTCTACATGAACGACCGTCAATTCTACGAAACCAATTCCTTACAGGAATGTCTGGAGGCCAAGGTCTACGGGCGTTCTTGGGAGCGGAAGAACTCGGTCTATAAGTGGTATACCGAACAAGATGAAGACAAGGACGAGACCGTCATTTATGCCAACTTCCAGGGGAAGAACCCGAACCACGAAAACGTGGAAATCAACGTTCGGCGAGAAGTCTTCATGCCCCAGGAGACCGGTATCAGTAACATCACGGTTAGTGGCTTTAAGATCAACAAGGCAGCCACGACTTGGGCACCACCAGCTTCATATCAAGATGGGATGATTGGCCCTCACTGGTCCAAGAATTGGATTATTGAAGACTGTGACATCGCCCATAGCCGGTGTTCCGGCATCTCGTTAGGGAAGTACAAAGATCCCGTCAATGACCAGTACTTCACCTATAAACACGTGAAGAGCCCGACCCAAATGGAACGGGATGCGGTCTGCCGGGGCCAATACCATGGCTGGTTAAAGGAAAACATCGGGCACCATATTGTGCGGCGGTGTAACATCCACCATTGTGAACAGAACGGTATCGTTGGCCGCCAGGGGGGCGTCTTCAGTTTAATTGAAGACAACCACATCCACGACATTAACAATATGCAGGAATTAGCCGGTGCCGAAATTGCCGGAATTAAGATGCACGCGGCCATTGACGTGATCATTCGGCGGAACCACATCAACGATTGCACCATGGGAATCTGGACGGACTGGGAAGCACAAGGGACGCGGATTACCCAGAACCTCTTAGACCATAACTATGCGCCTGATGGAACGGCCGTTCGAATCGTGGGGGCCATGCAAAGTCAAGACATCTTCGTGGAAGTTAGCCATGGGCCAACTTTGATCGATAATAACTTGATGCTGTCCAAGGCCTCCCTGCGGTTAGCGACGGAAGGGGTTGCCTGTGTTCACAACTTAATGCTGGGGTCCATCACTTCCATTGGGACCAACACGGATTACCCTGGCGAAGGGAAGACTGAACCACGGTTCACGCCATACCACATCCAACACCGGACCGAAGTGGCTGGGTTCATGACCATCCTGCACGGGGATGACCGCTTCTACAACAACATCTTTGTTCAGAACTGGCCAGTGGAACCTAAGGATCAGGAGACCTTGGTTGACCGGGAAGCGGACGACACCGAACAAGTCGGGACTAATGGCTTTGACGATTACCCAACTTACGACGAGTGGTACGCACCGTTTGCCCGGCTTGACGGGACCTACGCGAAGGAAAACGACATGAACGAGCTGATGAGTGCGCACTTTGGACATTTACCAATCTGGGCGGCCGGCAACATGTACTTCAACGGGGCCAAAGCTTGGAAGAAGGAAACTGACAACCTGGTCAACACTAAGGATAAAGTGGACTTTGAGTTAGTTGAAGATGGTGATCAGACCACCATTAAGACCAACCTCTTTGACCTGATTGGCGACTACGCGGAAGGTATCATCACTACGGATACATTAGGGGAAGCTTTCGAACCAGAACAACGTTATGAAGCACCAGATGGTTCCGACATCATCTTTAACCAAGACTACTTCGGCAACCATCGGGGAACTGCGACGATTCCTGGACCATTTGCGACTGAGGAAGCGGCTAAAGCGGTTCTCTGGAACCACTAA
- a CDS encoding helix-turn-helix domain-containing protein: MTLEQLYISSLNLPAAQVKISSSGNIVQFKTGKILTHKYLQLLKHVAHHDGFTIFRHTQTLYTFCFIKDHIAYLIGPEIVNDLPHQHQFDATYQIVYLAKRLNTTVMGKDQCYKQVLFFSQLLGMPVTTAQTDAAFAHATPSDQLNDLITTVNFKEKGVHISYVYEKALKSAVLAGDTAVIHTAFTGLVESGRIGILSDKSKIRGLKNWGIICVSVTIRAAINAGLDYDQAYSLNDQYVRAIEQLASFTEIMQTIEEILVDMANRVNHLRNVHLSTNVRAIYQAIMDSPETTTTITQFGNQLGRSPRYLSQQFKQEIGVSIPKFKRLAKVNQAIQLINATNFSMARIAEILNFSDQAHFTRDFKALVGVDPSTVRKNPHTAEKWNLYDYTKINVGGR, encoded by the coding sequence ATGACGCTAGAACAGCTCTATATCAGCTCCTTAAACCTCCCCGCTGCCCAAGTGAAAATAAGTTCAAGCGGCAACATTGTTCAATTCAAAACGGGCAAGATTCTGACCCACAAGTATCTCCAACTCCTCAAGCACGTTGCCCATCACGACGGATTCACCATCTTCCGCCACACCCAGACGCTCTATACCTTTTGCTTCATTAAAGACCACATTGCCTACCTGATAGGTCCCGAAATCGTCAATGATCTGCCCCACCAGCATCAATTCGACGCCACTTACCAAATCGTCTACCTAGCTAAGCGCCTGAATACCACCGTGATGGGCAAGGACCAGTGCTACAAACAAGTCCTATTCTTCTCACAGCTCCTTGGAATGCCCGTCACCACGGCCCAAACCGACGCAGCCTTTGCGCACGCGACCCCCTCGGACCAGCTCAACGACCTCATCACCACCGTTAACTTCAAGGAAAAAGGGGTGCACATCAGCTACGTTTACGAAAAGGCCTTAAAGTCCGCCGTTCTGGCCGGTGATACGGCCGTCATTCACACGGCCTTCACCGGACTGGTCGAGTCGGGACGAATCGGCATTTTATCCGATAAGAGTAAAATCCGGGGACTGAAGAACTGGGGCATCATCTGCGTATCCGTCACGATTCGGGCCGCCATCAACGCGGGCCTCGACTACGACCAAGCCTACTCGTTAAACGACCAGTACGTCCGCGCTATCGAGCAACTCGCCTCCTTTACCGAAATCATGCAAACCATCGAGGAGATCTTAGTGGACATGGCGAACCGGGTGAACCACCTGCGCAACGTCCACCTCTCCACCAACGTGCGGGCCATCTACCAGGCCATCATGGATTCCCCGGAAACGACCACGACCATCACCCAGTTCGGTAACCAGTTGGGGCGCTCCCCGCGTTACCTGTCCCAGCAGTTCAAGCAAGAGATTGGCGTCAGCATTCCCAAGTTCAAGCGATTGGCGAAGGTCAATCAGGCCATTCAGCTGATTAATGCGACGAATTTCTCAATGGCCCGCATCGCCGAAATCCTCAACTTCTCAGATCAAGCGCACTTTACCCGCGACTTCAAGGCTTTAGTGGGGGTCGACCCTTCCACGGTACGCAAGAACCCCCATACCGCAGAGAAGTGGAACCTTTACGACTACACCAAGATCAACGTTGGGGGACGCTGA
- a CDS encoding type II toxin-antitoxin system PemK/MazF family toxin: protein MVSLLVKKMSGKMPVQGDIVWIDAEPHAGHEYGGHSVVQKNIRRPFLVMSSGVYNERTKMIAGFPITSAVPNGFPMALKINGNKIHGYAILSGLLGYDYVARNGEIVESVSRATRYQAANAIKDIFEMM from the coding sequence ATGGTCAGTCTATTGGTAAAGAAAATGTCTGGTAAGATGCCGGTTCAAGGAGATATTGTGTGGATAGATGCGGAACCTCATGCAGGTCATGAGTATGGTGGACATAGCGTGGTTCAGAAAAATATTCGACGTCCTTTTTTGGTGATGAGCTCGGGCGTTTATAATGAACGTACAAAAATGATTGCTGGGTTCCCAATAACCTCTGCTGTCCCTAACGGCTTTCCGATGGCATTAAAAATAAATGGTAATAAGATACATGGATATGCCATTTTAAGCGGTCTACTAGGATATGACTATGTTGCTCGAAATGGTGAAATTGTCGAAAGCGTTAGCCGGGCTACACGGTATCAAGCCGCTAATGCAATCAAAGATATTTTTGAAATGATGTAG
- the mazE gene encoding type II toxin-antitoxin system PemI/MazE family antitoxin, protein MKVKTRKQGNSLMVTIPSSFEIPENAEYTPVMDENGIISFIPVHQNLFKKDPSYDVKAAMDEMGIGDHGQSIGKENVW, encoded by the coding sequence ATGAAGGTTAAAACTAGAAAGCAAGGAAACTCTTTAATGGTAACCATTCCATCAAGTTTTGAGATTCCGGAAAATGCGGAATATACACCAGTAATGGATGAAAATGGCATCATCTCTTTTATTCCAGTTCATCAAAATTTATTTAAGAAGGATCCGTCGTATGATGTTAAGGCAGCGATGGATGAGATGGGGATTGGCGATCATGGTCAGTCTATTGGTAAAGAAAATGTCTGGTAA
- a CDS encoding sugar porter family MFS transporter, producing the protein MKKVSNGFIYTFGALGGLLFGYDIASVSGAILFIQKQLHLGPWQQGWVVSSVLIGAIIGALATSKFLDKYGRRKLLIWASVIFFVGAITSGFAPDFWVLLITRVILGIGVGITSALIPAYLHELAPKSMHGAVATMFQLMVMIGILLAYILNYTFAHMYTGWRWMLGFAALPAAILFFGALFLPESPRFLVKIGKLQDARDVLMNTNKGNTEAVDKALNEIKETAQQKTGGWKELFGKGVRPALITGLGAAIFQQVIGSNSVIFYAPTIFTDVGWGVIAALLAHIGIGVVNVLVTVVAMFLMDKVDRKKMLIFGASGMGISLLVMYAILKFDNGSQAAAMVSAIALTVYIAFYACTWAPVTWVLIGEVFPLNIRGLGTSLCSATNWLADMVVSLTFPMMLSSWGLDNSFLFYAVICAISVVVVHKKFLETRGKSLEEIELDLHKQAGVTTH; encoded by the coding sequence TTGAAGAAAGTCTCAAACGGTTTTATCTATACGTTTGGCGCTTTGGGTGGTTTACTCTTCGGGTACGATATCGCTTCCGTTTCTGGAGCGATCCTGTTTATCCAAAAGCAACTACACTTAGGACCATGGCAACAAGGTTGGGTCGTTAGTTCCGTCTTAATCGGGGCGATTATCGGGGCCTTAGCCACTAGTAAATTCTTGGATAAATATGGTCGGCGGAAATTGCTGATCTGGGCTTCTGTCATCTTCTTCGTCGGGGCCATTACCTCCGGGTTCGCACCAGACTTCTGGGTTCTGCTGATTACCCGGGTTATCCTCGGGATTGGGGTCGGCATTACTTCCGCTCTGATTCCAGCCTACCTGCATGAATTGGCACCTAAGAGCATGCACGGGGCCGTAGCCACCATGTTCCAATTGATGGTTATGATCGGGATTCTGTTAGCCTACATCCTGAACTACACCTTCGCTCACATGTACACCGGTTGGCGTTGGATGTTAGGATTCGCCGCCTTACCAGCTGCAATCCTGTTCTTCGGGGCCCTCTTCTTACCAGAATCTCCACGGTTCTTGGTTAAGATTGGCAAGCTCCAAGATGCCCGCGACGTTCTGATGAACACCAACAAAGGGAACACCGAAGCCGTTGACAAGGCCTTGAACGAAATCAAGGAAACTGCGCAACAGAAGACCGGTGGATGGAAAGAACTGTTTGGTAAGGGTGTTCGTCCAGCCTTAATCACTGGACTGGGTGCCGCTATCTTCCAACAAGTTATCGGTTCCAACAGTGTTATCTTCTACGCACCAACCATCTTTACGGATGTCGGCTGGGGAGTTATCGCCGCGCTGTTAGCCCACATCGGGATCGGGGTCGTTAACGTCTTGGTCACGGTCGTTGCCATGTTCTTGATGGACAAGGTCGACCGGAAGAAGATGCTGATCTTCGGTGCCTCCGGAATGGGGATTTCCCTCTTAGTCATGTACGCTATCCTGAAGTTCGATAACGGGTCACAAGCCGCTGCCATGGTCAGTGCGATTGCATTGACCGTCTACATCGCGTTCTACGCATGTACTTGGGCCCCCGTTACCTGGGTTCTGATTGGTGAAGTCTTCCCATTGAACATTCGTGGGTTAGGAACTTCCCTGTGCTCCGCAACGAACTGGTTAGCCGACATGGTCGTTTCACTGACCTTCCCAATGATGCTCAGCTCATGGGGCTTGGACAACTCCTTCCTCTTCTACGCTGTCATCTGTGCCATTTCCGTTGTCGTGGTTCACAAGAAGTTCTTGGAAACTCGTGGGAAGTCTCTGGAAGAGATCGAACTCGACTTACACAAGCAAGCTGGTGTCACCACGCACTAA